One window of the Amycolatopsis mediterranei genome contains the following:
- a CDS encoding 4Fe-4S dicluster domain-containing protein gives MSIENRLSGPLPDVAGEAGHTGHPPRVGFFTDTSVCIGCKACEVACKEWNAVPEDGLDLLGMSFDNTGALGANSWRHVAFIEQQRPLGGQSPGLEGLPTGPSAIDVTTAFVAEELREAPRGGGGLGTTPLPRAPEDLGMPSFDLPGATTGAEGRTDFRWLMASDVCKHCTHAGCLDVCPTGALFRTEFGTVVVQQDICNGCGYCVSGCPYGVIDRRPDDGRAQKCTLCYDRLHDGLEPACAKACPTDSIQFGELDELRERAARRVEDLHERGVPEARLYGHDPDDGVGGNGAFFLLLDEPEVYGLPPDPVVPTRELPAMWKYAGMAASALLAAAVASFGSFGRRRR, from the coding sequence ATGAGCATCGAAAACCGGCTCTCCGGGCCGCTGCCGGACGTCGCCGGCGAGGCGGGGCACACCGGGCACCCGCCGCGCGTCGGGTTCTTCACCGACACGTCCGTGTGCATCGGCTGCAAGGCCTGCGAAGTCGCCTGCAAGGAGTGGAACGCCGTCCCCGAAGACGGGCTCGACCTGCTCGGGATGTCGTTCGACAACACCGGCGCGCTCGGCGCGAACTCGTGGCGGCACGTGGCCTTCATCGAGCAGCAGCGCCCGCTCGGCGGCCAGTCGCCCGGGCTCGAGGGGCTGCCGACCGGGCCGTCCGCGATCGACGTGACCACCGCCTTCGTCGCCGAGGAGCTGCGGGAGGCGCCGCGGGGTGGCGGCGGGCTGGGCACCACTCCCCTGCCGCGGGCGCCGGAAGACCTCGGCATGCCGTCGTTCGACCTACCCGGCGCGACGACCGGCGCCGAGGGCCGGACCGACTTCCGGTGGCTGATGGCGTCGGACGTGTGCAAGCACTGCACGCACGCCGGCTGCCTCGACGTCTGCCCGACCGGCGCGCTGTTCCGCACCGAATTCGGCACGGTCGTGGTGCAGCAGGACATCTGCAACGGCTGCGGCTACTGCGTTTCGGGCTGCCCGTACGGCGTCATCGACCGCCGCCCGGACGACGGACGGGCGCAGAAGTGCACGCTCTGCTACGACCGGCTCCACGACGGCCTCGAACCGGCGTGCGCCAAGGCCTGCCCGACCGACTCGATCCAGTTCGGCGAACTCGACGAGCTGCGGGAACGGGCGGCCCGCCGCGTCGAGGACCTGCACGAGCGCGGCGTGCCCGAGGCACGGCTCTACGGGCACGACCCGGATGACGGCGTCGGCGGCAACGGCGCGTTCTTCCTGCTCCTGGACGAACCCGAGGTCTACGGGCTCCCGCCGGATCCGGTGGTGCCGACCCGCGAGCTGCCCGCGATGTGGAAGTACGCCGGGATGGCGGCCTCGGCGCTGCTCGCCGCCGCGGTCGCGTCGTTCGGGTCGTTCGGAAGGAGGCGCCGGTGA
- a CDS encoding LacI family DNA-binding transcriptional regulator, with the protein MGLEKVLTKMTNFRDVADEPSGGGRGAVTITDVANAAGVSASTVSYVITGKRTISPATRRRVEETIRALGYRRRGGSPSPRAGVLAVAVPPLGDRQLGTEMEFFSAAAGAARELGFDLLLVTDDDGTSGLHRVTSAALADAVIVLDAGDEDPRVPVLLASGRPAVLVGAPGQYRGLASVTLDFAPAGRACLTHLADLGHRSVAHLGPSATLPGHRLRYLQGFGESFLTAAGERGVKAVSRPCAPAAEDVARCLDELLADGGPTGLVVHDEAALPLVMGTLRHRGRQVPGDVSVVAVCSDTVAGQQRIRPTAVVMPAAELGVLAVRRAVGQLDGEPAGPDTVAPAFVTGESTAAAPAALSEA; encoded by the coding sequence ATGGGTCTCGAGAAAGTCCTCACCAAGATGACGAATTTCCGCGACGTGGCGGACGAGCCGTCGGGCGGCGGCCGCGGCGCGGTCACGATCACCGATGTGGCGAACGCGGCCGGCGTCTCGGCGAGCACGGTGTCCTACGTGATCACCGGGAAGCGGACGATCTCCCCGGCCACCCGGCGCCGGGTCGAGGAAACCATCCGCGCCCTCGGCTACCGGCGCCGCGGCGGCTCGCCGTCCCCCCGCGCCGGCGTCCTCGCCGTGGCGGTGCCGCCGCTCGGCGACCGGCAGCTGGGCACGGAGATGGAGTTCTTCTCCGCGGCGGCGGGCGCGGCCCGCGAACTGGGCTTCGACCTGCTCCTGGTCACCGACGACGACGGCACTTCGGGCCTGCACCGGGTGACGTCGGCCGCGCTGGCCGACGCGGTGATCGTGCTGGACGCCGGCGACGAAGACCCGCGCGTGCCCGTCCTGCTGGCCTCCGGCCGCCCCGCGGTGCTGGTCGGCGCGCCGGGGCAGTACCGCGGCCTGGCGTCGGTGACGCTCGACTTCGCGCCGGCCGGCCGGGCCTGCCTCACCCACCTCGCCGACCTCGGCCACCGCTCGGTCGCCCACCTCGGGCCGTCGGCCACGCTGCCCGGCCACCGGCTCCGGTACCTGCAGGGCTTCGGGGAGAGCTTCCTCACCGCCGCCGGCGAACGCGGCGTGAAAGCGGTTTCCCGGCCCTGCGCGCCGGCCGCCGAAGACGTCGCCCGCTGCCTGGACGAGCTGCTCGCCGACGGCGGCCCGACCGGGCTCGTCGTGCACGACGAAGCGGCCCTCCCCCTGGTCATGGGCACCCTGCGGCACCGCGGCCGGCAGGTCCCGGGTGACGTTTCCGTCGTCGCGGTCTGCTCGGACACGGTGGCCGGGCAGCAGCGGATCCGGCCCACCGCGGTGGTGATGCCGGCCGCCGAACTGGGCGTGCTGGCCGTCCGCCGGGCGGTGGGCCAGCTCGACGGCGAACCGGCCGGACCCGACACCGTGGCCCCCGCGTTCGTCACCGGGGAAAGCACCGCGGCGGCCCCTGCGGCATTGTCCGAGGCGTGA
- the nrfD gene encoding NrfD/PsrC family molybdoenzyme membrane anchor subunit gives MTSHEPRSDAGAADTRARVFGRRKRGGSGEELMVPRAEFRSYYGRPVLKPPVWEWKVPAYLFTGGLAAGTSLLAAGADLTGRPALRRVGRTGSLAALLASVYLLVADLGRPERFHHMLRVAKPTSPMSVGTWILSAFGPGVGVAAAAEVLPAGLRRALPGRLLHAVARPAGLASAVIAPAVASYTAVLLSQTAVPAWHEAHAPLPFVFTGSAAASSGGFAMALVPVEEAGPARALAVFGAATELVASKVLERRLGLTAEAYTTGKAHRLRKWSERLTAAGLLGAVLGHRSRAVSVTAGAALFAGSALQRFGVFEAGVESTKDPKYVVVPQRQRANRR, from the coding sequence GTGACCTCGCACGAACCGCGCAGCGACGCCGGGGCCGCCGACACCCGGGCCCGCGTGTTCGGCCGCCGCAAGCGCGGCGGCTCCGGGGAAGAGCTGATGGTGCCCCGCGCCGAGTTCCGGTCGTACTACGGGCGGCCGGTGCTCAAGCCGCCGGTCTGGGAGTGGAAGGTGCCGGCGTACCTGTTCACCGGCGGGCTCGCGGCGGGCACGTCGCTGCTGGCCGCCGGGGCCGACCTGACCGGGCGGCCGGCGCTGCGCCGGGTGGGCCGCACGGGTTCGCTGGCGGCGCTGCTCGCCAGCGTCTACCTGCTGGTGGCCGACCTCGGGCGGCCGGAACGGTTCCACCACATGCTGCGCGTCGCGAAGCCGACGTCGCCGATGAGCGTCGGCACCTGGATCCTGAGCGCGTTCGGCCCGGGGGTCGGCGTGGCCGCGGCCGCCGAGGTGCTGCCCGCCGGGCTGCGCCGCGCCCTGCCCGGCCGGCTCCTGCACGCGGTCGCCCGGCCCGCCGGGCTGGCCTCGGCGGTCATCGCGCCGGCCGTCGCGTCGTACACGGCGGTGCTGCTGTCGCAGACGGCGGTGCCGGCCTGGCACGAGGCCCACGCCCCGCTGCCGTTCGTGTTCACCGGCTCCGCGGCGGCGAGTTCGGGCGGCTTCGCGATGGCGCTGGTCCCGGTCGAGGAGGCCGGTCCGGCGCGGGCGCTGGCGGTCTTCGGCGCCGCGACCGAACTGGTGGCGTCGAAGGTGCTGGAGAGGCGGCTCGGCCTCACGGCGGAGGCGTACACGACGGGCAAGGCGCACCGGCTGCGGAAGTGGTCGGAGCGGCTGACCGCGGCGGGGCTGCTGGGCGCGGTGCTCGGGCACCGCAGCCGCGCGGTCTCGGTGACGGCCGGGGCGGCGCTGTTCGCCGGGAGCGCGTTGCAGCGCTTCGGGGTGTTCGAGGCCGGCGTCGAGTCCACAAAGGACCCGAAGTACGTCGTCGTGCCGCAGCGGCAGCGCGCGAACCGGCGATGA
- a CDS encoding serine/threonine-protein kinase: MFPLTETTEGSAPVHEGAVIDGRYRVLGRAGHGAMGTVWRAKDERLDRLVAIKQLFPDSPADPASAERTRDRTVREARVTARLRHPHAVVVYDVVEEGSGAYITMEYLPSRTLTELLEERGPLVPEYVAELGAQLASALAAAHAEGVVHRDISPNNVLITTDGAAKITDFGAAHARGEGTATGRGLVVGTPAYLAPEVADGAEPGFPADVYSLGATLYTALEGRPPFGTDENQLALLKRVGAGAVTPPVTSGPVTDAVLRLLHRDPAARPAMAGAARLLTRATVPGVAPVAAPADRAPAPARRRRSRVAFAGTALALTAAAVVAATSLPPGREPASAAAQLASAPSTTPPSKPLASRTTGPAGCAARYQVVKSWNGGFQGLVTVRNSGRAEVTGWTVSWATPAGTSIDDLWNGRLVRTGATAAIANAEWNAVLKPGESTTFGFIALARGGNRGMPVTDCRPGE, translated from the coding sequence GTGTTCCCGCTGACGGAGACGACGGAGGGGAGCGCGCCCGTGCACGAAGGGGCAGTGATCGACGGCCGGTACCGCGTGCTGGGCCGGGCGGGTCACGGCGCGATGGGGACCGTGTGGCGGGCGAAGGACGAGCGGCTCGATCGCCTGGTCGCGATCAAGCAGCTCTTCCCCGACTCCCCCGCCGACCCGGCGTCCGCCGAGCGCACGCGCGACCGGACGGTCCGGGAGGCCCGGGTCACCGCCCGGCTGCGCCACCCGCACGCGGTCGTCGTGTACGACGTCGTCGAGGAGGGGTCCGGGGCCTACATCACGATGGAGTACCTGCCGTCCCGCACGCTGACCGAGCTCCTGGAAGAGCGCGGCCCACTGGTGCCGGAGTACGTGGCCGAGCTGGGCGCCCAGCTCGCCTCGGCGCTGGCCGCGGCGCACGCGGAAGGCGTGGTGCACCGCGACATCAGCCCCAACAACGTCCTGATCACCACCGACGGCGCGGCGAAGATCACCGACTTCGGGGCGGCCCACGCGCGTGGGGAAGGCACCGCCACCGGCCGCGGGCTGGTCGTCGGCACGCCGGCCTACCTCGCCCCGGAAGTCGCGGACGGCGCCGAACCCGGCTTCCCCGCCGACGTCTACTCGCTCGGCGCGACGCTCTACACCGCGCTCGAAGGGCGGCCGCCGTTCGGCACCGACGAAAACCAGCTGGCCCTGCTCAAACGCGTCGGGGCCGGCGCCGTCACCCCGCCCGTCACCAGCGGCCCGGTCACCGACGCCGTCCTCCGGCTGCTCCACCGGGATCCGGCCGCCCGCCCCGCGATGGCCGGGGCGGCGCGGCTGCTGACCCGCGCCACCGTGCCCGGCGTGGCCCCGGTGGCGGCCCCGGCCGACCGCGCACCCGCGCCGGCGCGCCGTCGCCGCTCCCGGGTGGCCTTCGCCGGGACGGCACTGGCATTGACGGCGGCGGCCGTCGTGGCGGCGACGTCGCTCCCGCCCGGCCGGGAGCCCGCCAGCGCGGCGGCCCAGCTCGCTTCGGCGCCGTCCACGACCCCGCCGTCGAAGCCGCTCGCGTCCCGGACCACGGGTCCGGCCGGCTGCGCCGCGCGCTACCAGGTGGTGAAGTCGTGGAACGGCGGCTTCCAGGGGCTGGTGACCGTGCGCAACAGCGGGCGGGCCGAAGTCACCGGGTGGACGGTCAGCTGGGCCACCCCCGCCGGGACGAGCATCGACGACCTCTGGAACGGCAGGCTCGTGCGGACCGGCGCCACCGCGGCGATCGCGAACGCCGAGTGGAATGCGGTCCTGAAGCCGGGCGAATCGACCACCTTCGGCTTCATCGCCCTGGCCCGCGGCGGCAACCGCGGGATGCCGGTGACCGACTGCCGTCCCGGGGAATGA
- a CDS encoding heparinase II/III family protein — protein MVLRSVFDGRPVVRPAFPDVRDRAVWDAADGTELLAEARALLARPAPVLTATAWARTFRDGVRTEYEDAARELRERVTTLVLAAVLAPPEEGSFLDGAIDGLVALAEATTWCWAPHDRHAAARGEVVADPDDPFLDLGAAEVASLFAWTDHVLGPRFDVRAPGLRKRLRREAELRVLTPFERIRDWHWLGLDGDAHNWNPWIHSAVLTAALLLVDDEERRRRLVRLVVEGLDHYVAVLPDDGGIDEGVAYWWHGACRLLECLDLLADATGVDARELPVLAPLIRFPHRMHLGGDAYVNAGDAPARLSPAQPWHVLHRWGARLGDDDVRAHAVSRARASGRLVWPSAGLGRALAGLADPDWRKAMTDEPAQSWLAREEWLPRVQVLVAREAAGTPHGLTVAAKAGHNGERHNHLDVGSYWVAVDGVPVVADAGQPTYTAASFGPDRYRSWALRSEWHNVPEPGVTQEPGADRGARDVRVELTASAATLSADLAGAYPGVPRWIRSVRLVRAPHAHVLVADDESVRPVRLRHVLAGDVELGEGEAFASLGGRRVLRLSWDARHTTAELERRPLDDPLLRASWGEHLSRLTLLVREGPARVRLEQVR, from the coding sequence GTGGTCCTGCGCTCGGTCTTCGACGGCCGTCCGGTGGTGCGGCCCGCCTTCCCGGACGTCCGCGACCGGGCGGTCTGGGACGCGGCCGACGGGACCGAGCTGCTCGCGGAAGCCCGCGCTCTGCTCGCCCGCCCGGCGCCGGTCCTGACGGCCACGGCGTGGGCCCGGACGTTCCGCGACGGCGTCCGGACCGAGTACGAAGACGCCGCCCGCGAGCTGCGCGAACGCGTCACCACGCTGGTGCTGGCCGCGGTGCTGGCGCCTCCGGAGGAGGGGTCGTTCCTCGACGGCGCGATCGACGGGCTGGTCGCGCTGGCCGAGGCGACCACCTGGTGCTGGGCGCCCCACGACCGGCACGCGGCCGCCCGGGGCGAGGTGGTCGCCGATCCCGACGACCCCTTCCTCGACCTGGGCGCGGCCGAAGTCGCCTCCCTGTTCGCCTGGACCGATCACGTCCTCGGCCCGCGCTTCGACGTCCGCGCGCCCGGCCTGCGCAAGCGGTTGCGGCGGGAAGCCGAACTCCGCGTCCTGACGCCGTTCGAGCGGATCCGCGACTGGCACTGGCTCGGCCTCGACGGCGACGCGCACAACTGGAACCCGTGGATCCACAGTGCCGTTCTCACCGCCGCGCTCCTGCTCGTCGACGACGAAGAGCGGCGCCGGCGGCTGGTGCGGCTGGTGGTCGAAGGCCTCGACCACTACGTCGCCGTGCTGCCTGACGACGGCGGCATCGACGAGGGCGTCGCCTACTGGTGGCACGGCGCCTGCCGGCTGCTGGAGTGCCTCGACCTGCTGGCCGACGCGACCGGCGTCGACGCGCGGGAGCTTCCCGTGCTGGCGCCGCTGATCCGCTTTCCGCACCGCATGCACCTGGGCGGCGACGCCTACGTCAACGCCGGGGACGCGCCGGCCCGCCTGTCGCCGGCCCAGCCGTGGCACGTCCTGCACCGGTGGGGCGCGCGGCTCGGCGACGACGACGTCCGGGCGCACGCGGTGAGCCGGGCGCGCGCGAGCGGGCGGCTCGTCTGGCCGTCGGCCGGGCTGGGCCGCGCATTGGCCGGCCTGGCCGACCCGGACTGGCGGAAGGCGATGACCGACGAGCCCGCGCAGAGCTGGCTGGCCCGCGAAGAGTGGCTGCCGCGGGTGCAGGTGCTCGTGGCCCGGGAGGCGGCGGGCACCCCGCACGGGCTGACCGTGGCGGCCAAGGCCGGGCACAACGGCGAGCGGCACAACCACCTCGACGTCGGGTCGTACTGGGTGGCGGTCGACGGGGTGCCGGTGGTGGCCGACGCCGGTCAGCCGACCTACACCGCGGCCAGCTTCGGGCCGGACCGGTACCGGTCCTGGGCGTTGCGCAGCGAGTGGCACAACGTCCCCGAGCCGGGCGTCACGCAGGAACCGGGGGCGGACCGCGGGGCGCGAGACGTCCGGGTCGAGCTCACCGCGTCCGCGGCCACGCTGTCCGCGGACCTCGCCGGGGCCTACCCGGGTGTGCCGCGCTGGATCCGTTCGGTGCGGCTGGTCCGCGCACCCCACGCCCACGTCCTCGTGGCGGACGACGAGTCCGTCCGGCCGGTCCGGCTGCGGCACGTCCTCGCGGGTGACGTCGAGCTGGGGGAGGGCGAAGCGTTCGCGTCCCTGGGTGGGCGGCGGGTGCTGCGGCTGAGCTGGGATGCCCGGCACACCACCGCGGAACTCGAGCGGCGGCCGCTGGACGATCCCCTGCTGCGGGCCTCCTGGGGTGAGCACCTGAGCCGGCTCACCCTGCTGGTGCGCGAGGGCCCGGCGCGGGTCCGGCTGGAGCAGGTCCGGTGA
- a CDS encoding STAS domain-containing protein yields the protein MLDQIAAPQFRVDVPSAMTLTVTATAEATIVAIRGEIDLPVLSRLRTRLGEEIDLAPRALVLDLPEVSFCGAGGITELLVAASEAHVSGVPFAIAAAGRAVRRPIRVLGLERLLPIHESVEAALDWLAVLPRLRGNGRG from the coding sequence GTGCTCGACCAGATCGCCGCTCCGCAGTTCCGCGTCGACGTCCCGTCCGCGATGACCCTGACGGTGACGGCCACCGCGGAGGCGACGATCGTCGCAATCCGCGGCGAAATCGACCTGCCGGTGCTGAGCCGGCTCCGGACGCGGCTCGGCGAGGAGATCGACCTCGCCCCGCGGGCGCTGGTGCTGGATTTGCCGGAAGTGTCGTTCTGCGGCGCGGGCGGGATCACGGAGCTGCTGGTGGCGGCGTCGGAAGCGCACGTGAGCGGAGTGCCCTTCGCGATCGCGGCGGCGGGCCGGGCGGTGCGGCGCCCGATCCGGGTGCTGGGGCTGGAGCGGCTGTTGCCGATCCACGAAAGTGTCGAGGCGGCGCTGGACTGGCTGGCCGTGCTGCCCCGGTTGCGCGGGAACGGGCGGGGCTGA
- a CDS encoding protein kinase domain-containing protein, producing MAAKKGALAGRYRLLEPAGHHPGATAWRAKDELLDRFVVVERLPPGCPFDAAHSDRVRAKAIRDARAAVRLHHPHVVVVHDVFEHDLTPYVVTEDLAAGTLAELVERRGSFPPDRVAALGAQLASALAAAHAEGVLHRGFGPDKVLLTADGTAKIAGFGLGTGGFPAPEVADGSGAGAPADVYSLGATLYFALEGRVPGTAVPPRTRGAVLDALLELVRPEPAARPSMADAERTLTDLAVSRPLIPARKVRSRARVLVTGTVLVVALGTAVTTHAALRRLAAS from the coding sequence GTGGCAGCGAAAAAGGGTGCATTGGCCGGGCGGTACCGGCTGCTCGAACCGGCCGGCCACCATCCCGGCGCCACGGCGTGGCGAGCCAAGGACGAATTGCTGGACCGGTTCGTGGTCGTCGAACGGCTGCCGCCGGGGTGCCCGTTCGACGCGGCCCATTCCGACCGCGTCCGGGCCAAGGCGATCCGCGACGCGCGCGCGGCCGTCCGGCTGCACCACCCGCACGTGGTCGTGGTGCACGACGTGTTCGAGCACGACCTGACGCCGTACGTGGTGACGGAGGACCTGGCGGCCGGCACCCTGGCCGAGCTCGTCGAGCGGCGCGGGAGCTTCCCGCCGGACCGCGTCGCGGCACTCGGCGCGCAACTGGCTTCGGCGCTGGCGGCCGCGCACGCCGAGGGCGTCCTCCACCGCGGGTTCGGTCCGGACAAGGTGCTCCTCACCGCGGACGGGACGGCCAAGATCGCCGGCTTCGGGCTGGGTACCGGCGGTTTCCCCGCCCCGGAAGTGGCCGACGGCTCGGGCGCGGGTGCTCCCGCGGACGTCTATTCCCTGGGCGCCACCCTGTATTTCGCCCTCGAAGGGCGGGTGCCGGGCACCGCCGTCCCGCCGCGGACCCGCGGCGCGGTCCTCGACGCGCTGCTGGAACTCGTCCGCCCGGAACCGGCGGCCCGGCCGTCGATGGCGGACGCCGAGCGCACGCTCACCGACCTCGCCGTGTCCCGCCCGCTGATCCCGGCTCGGAAGGTCCGGTCCCGGGCCCGTGTCCTGGTGACGGGCACGGTGCTCGTCGTCGCCCTCGGCACGGCGGTGACGACGCACGCGGCCCTCCGCCGCCTCGCGGCCTCCTGA
- a CDS encoding substrate-binding domain-containing protein has protein sequence MLASERHQLILSVVREHGAVRLADLVERLGVTAVTVRRDVTELADRGLLTRVHGGVTLTRPRGGHPEPGRAASAFGPAAHGALVGMVAPSVEYYWPTVVQGAQSTVAATGGRLVLRASSYDAAEDRRQITKLLERGVQTLLVAPATSGRGALDLLRWLGSLSVPVVLVERLPPPELPTLALDAATTAHALGAGLAVRHLVSLGHRGVGLVTSRSSPTSRALRTGWRETIGSLGLDTGAALDLDVPVYGSPGWAQEYDALLDHCLRAGVRALLVHADREAIGLIERARDGGIAVPGELAVVSYDDEVAAASDPPLTAVCPQKHRLGAVAAELALARLADTTERPVHRLQLWPTLVVRESCGSAPESALE, from the coding sequence ATGCTCGCCTCGGAACGGCACCAGCTGATCCTTTCGGTGGTGCGCGAGCACGGCGCGGTCCGGCTCGCCGACCTGGTCGAGCGGCTGGGCGTCACCGCGGTCACCGTGCGGCGGGACGTCACCGAGCTGGCCGACCGCGGGCTGCTGACGCGGGTGCACGGCGGGGTCACGCTGACCCGGCCCCGCGGCGGCCACCCCGAGCCGGGGCGCGCCGCTTCGGCGTTCGGCCCGGCCGCGCACGGCGCGCTGGTCGGCATGGTCGCGCCGTCGGTCGAGTACTACTGGCCGACGGTGGTCCAAGGCGCGCAGTCCACGGTGGCCGCCACCGGTGGCCGGCTCGTCCTGCGCGCGTCCAGCTACGACGCGGCCGAGGACCGCCGTCAGATCACCAAGCTCCTCGAACGCGGCGTGCAGACCCTGCTGGTCGCCCCGGCCACCAGCGGGCGCGGAGCCCTGGACCTGCTGCGCTGGCTGGGGTCGCTGAGCGTCCCGGTGGTGCTCGTCGAACGCCTGCCGCCGCCGGAGCTGCCGACGCTGGCGCTGGACGCGGCCACCACGGCGCACGCGCTCGGCGCGGGCCTGGCCGTCCGGCACCTGGTTTCCCTCGGCCACCGCGGGGTCGGGCTGGTCACGTCCCGGTCCAGCCCGACGAGCCGGGCGCTGCGCACCGGCTGGCGCGAGACGATCGGGTCCCTGGGCCTGGACACCGGCGCGGCGCTCGACCTCGACGTTCCCGTCTACGGCTCCCCGGGGTGGGCGCAGGAGTACGACGCCCTGCTGGACCACTGCCTTCGGGCCGGCGTCCGGGCGCTGCTCGTGCACGCCGACCGGGAGGCCATCGGCCTGATCGAACGGGCACGTGACGGCGGCATCGCGGTCCCCGGCGAGCTGGCGGTGGTTTCCTACGACGACGAGGTCGCGGCGGCGTCCGACCCGCCGCTGACCGCGGTGTGCCCGCAGAAGCACCGGCTCGGCGCGGTGGCCGCCGAGCTCGCACTGGCCCGGCTCGCCGACACGACCGAGCGGCCCGTGCACCGGCTGCAGCTCTGGCCGACGCTCGTGGTGCGCGAATCGTGCGGAAGCGCGCCGGAATCCGCACTCGAGTGA
- a CDS encoding serine/threonine-protein kinase — protein MAFEEQLVNGRYRLLGHLGRGAMSLVWRAKDERLDRVVAVKQFLHEPGTGGDVCERAIREARLASRLRHPHAVAVYDVFEDAGSMYLVMEYVPARSLTELLVERGPLPRCDVLRLGRQIGAALAAAHGDWILHRDVTPNNVLVTDDGTARITDFGVSRALGEHPAADEGVVVGTLPYLAPEVARGGEAGLPSDVYSLGATLYTALEGRPPFGTSDDPITLLRRITENQLTPPVHGGPLTAVLLRMLERDPAARPSMQEAVDLLAAVGRPAPVPRRRSGLRRATVIGAAACLTSVSVVGGLALTDRPATTTAAPVEHLPTTITADHTVSSTTTAPAPVPARASEVPSRRSTPAAPPAAAGCTARYEVTNAWPGGAQAQVTVHNDRPTRLTGWTVTWVQPGGAGIRDLWNGTLSQAGSSVTVTDAGWNALVEPDGSASFGLNQDITDGRAVVPALDCRTQ, from the coding sequence GTGGCTTTCGAGGAACAGCTCGTCAACGGGCGGTACCGGCTTCTGGGGCACCTCGGTCGCGGCGCGATGAGCCTGGTGTGGCGGGCCAAGGACGAGCGGCTGGACCGCGTCGTGGCCGTCAAGCAGTTCCTGCACGAGCCGGGTACCGGCGGCGACGTCTGCGAGCGCGCGATCCGGGAGGCGCGGCTGGCGTCCCGGCTGCGGCACCCGCACGCCGTCGCGGTGTACGACGTGTTCGAGGACGCCGGCTCGATGTACCTGGTCATGGAGTACGTGCCCGCCCGGTCGCTGACCGAGCTCCTCGTCGAACGCGGGCCGCTGCCCCGGTGCGACGTGCTGCGGCTCGGGCGGCAGATCGGCGCGGCACTGGCCGCCGCGCACGGCGACTGGATCCTGCACCGGGACGTCACGCCCAACAACGTGCTCGTCACCGACGACGGCACCGCCCGGATCACCGACTTCGGCGTGTCGCGCGCGCTCGGCGAGCACCCGGCGGCCGACGAAGGCGTCGTCGTCGGCACGCTCCCCTACCTGGCCCCGGAAGTCGCCCGGGGCGGGGAAGCGGGGCTGCCGTCCGACGTCTATTCGCTCGGCGCCACGCTCTACACCGCTTTGGAGGGCAGGCCGCCGTTCGGCACCAGCGACGACCCGATCACCCTGCTGCGGCGGATCACCGAGAACCAGCTCACCCCGCCGGTCCACGGCGGCCCGCTGACCGCGGTGCTGCTGCGGATGCTCGAACGCGATCCGGCCGCGCGCCCGTCCATGCAGGAGGCGGTGGACCTGCTGGCCGCCGTCGGCCGGCCGGCCCCGGTCCCGCGCCGGCGGTCCGGGCTCCGCCGCGCCACCGTGATCGGGGCGGCCGCGTGCCTGACGTCGGTGAGCGTGGTGGGCGGCCTCGCCCTCACCGACCGGCCCGCGACCACCACCGCGGCCCCCGTCGAGCACCTGCCGACGACGATCACCGCCGACCACACGGTCAGCAGCACCACCACGGCGCCCGCGCCGGTGCCGGCCCGCGCGTCCGAGGTGCCGTCGCGGCGCTCCACGCCGGCGGCCCCGCCCGCGGCCGCCGGGTGCACCGCGCGCTACGAGGTCACAAACGCCTGGCCGGGCGGCGCCCAGGCGCAGGTGACCGTGCACAACGACCGGCCGACGCGGCTCACCGGCTGGACGGTGACCTGGGTCCAGCCCGGCGGCGCCGGCATCCGGGACCTGTGGAACGGCACCCTGAGCCAGGCCGGTTCGTCGGTGACGGTCACCGACGCGGGCTGGAACGCCCTCGTCGAGCCGGACGGTTCGGCTTCGTTCGGGCTGAACCAGGACATCACCGACGGCCGCGCGGTCGTCCCGGCCCTCGACTGCCGGACGCAGTGA